One window from the genome of Halonatronomonas betaini encodes:
- the purF gene encoding amidophosphoribosyltransferase — protein MGRSNSIEVDKMIEECGVFGIYNLDGEDNASDLTYLGLISLQHRGQESAGITVNNGGDINIHKGMGLVENVFDEAEITRLKGEMAIGHVRYSTSGSSKLVNAQPLLVNSIKGSLALAHNGNLTNGPELRENLERNGSIFHSTLDTEVIAHLVARAFEDDIVEALIQSLHQIKGAFSIVGMTDDSLIAIRDPKGFRPLSIGKLNNSYVIASETCAFDIIGAEYIRDVEPGEVIVINQDGLKSRKYSGHNGTSLCLFEYIYFARPDSNISGQNVLLARKEMGQKLAEEVDIEADIVVPVPDSGIAAALGFSEKSGIDYVRGILKNRYMGRTFIQPTQQIRDLKVRLKLAPIKEIIQGKRVILVDDSIVRGTTSKQIIARIKEAGAAEVHLVISSPPVSYPCYFGLDTSRRQELIASQNSVNEICEIIGADSLHYLSQKGLCNAIKNDPEIDFCTACFDGDYSNIDYFSKEEER, from the coding sequence ATGGGAAGAAGCAATTCCATCGAAGTTGATAAAATGATTGAAGAATGCGGTGTCTTTGGAATTTATAATTTAGATGGAGAAGATAATGCTTCTGATCTGACTTATCTCGGTCTGATTTCTCTGCAGCATCGAGGCCAGGAAAGTGCAGGAATTACAGTTAATAATGGTGGTGATATAAATATTCATAAGGGGATGGGTCTGGTTGAGAATGTATTTGATGAAGCAGAGATAACCAGGTTGAAAGGGGAGATGGCTATTGGTCATGTCCGGTATTCAACCAGCGGTTCAAGTAAGCTGGTCAATGCCCAACCCCTTTTAGTCAATAGCATTAAGGGCAGTCTAGCCCTTGCCCATAATGGTAATTTAACCAATGGTCCTGAGTTGAGAGAGAATCTTGAGCGGAATGGTTCAATCTTTCATTCAACCCTGGATACTGAAGTGATTGCCCATCTAGTTGCCAGGGCCTTTGAGGATGATATTGTTGAAGCTTTAATTCAGAGTCTCCATCAGATTAAAGGAGCTTTCAGCATTGTGGGAATGACTGATGATAGTCTAATAGCTATCAGAGATCCTAAAGGTTTTAGACCTCTATCGATTGGAAAGTTAAATAATAGCTATGTGATTGCTTCTGAAACCTGTGCCTTTGATATCATTGGGGCAGAATATATCAGAGATGTTGAACCTGGAGAGGTTATAGTTATTAATCAGGATGGCCTAAAGAGCAGAAAATATAGTGGTCATAATGGTACCAGTCTCTGCCTCTTTGAATATATTTATTTTGCCAGGCCGGATAGCAATATATCTGGCCAGAATGTTCTGCTTGCCAGAAAAGAGATGGGACAAAAACTGGCAGAAGAGGTTGATATTGAGGCAGATATAGTAGTTCCAGTACCTGATTCAGGAATTGCAGCAGCTTTAGGATTCTCTGAAAAGTCAGGAATTGATTATGTAAGAGGTATTTTAAAGAATCGGTATATGGGCAGAACTTTTATTCAACCAACTCAACAGATCAGGGATTTAAAGGTCCGTTTAAAATTAGCTCCTATAAAAGAAATCATCCAGGGTAAAAGAGTGATTCTAGTTGATGACTCTATAGTAAGAGGAACAACCAGCAAGCAGATAATTGCAAGAATTAAGGAAGCCGGGGCAGCTGAAGTCCATCTGGTGATATCTTCACCGCCGGTTTCATATCCATGTTATTTTGGCCTTGATACTTCAAGAAGACAGGAGCTGATTGCAAGTCAGAATTCTGTTAATGAGATATGTGAAATAATTGGAGCAGATAGTCTTCATTATTTAAGCCAGAAAGGTTTATGTAATGCTATTAAAAATGATCCTGAGATTGATTTCTGTACTGCCTGTTTTGATGGTGACTACTCGAATATCGATTATTTCTCTAAAGAGGAGGAAAGATAA
- the purQ gene encoding phosphoribosylformylglycinamidine synthase subunit PurQ, giving the protein MRFGIVTFPGSNCDQDLRYVIEDIFEIEIDMIWHKEKFKNNYDAILLPGGFSYGDYLRSGAIARFSPVMDSVIEFANNGGTVLGICNGFQILMEAGLLPGAMKVNDNLKFVCKHVKLQVENDRTPFTRKLEINQILDIPVAHQEGNFYIDDAGLKELKANNQIVLKYLDDSENPNGSIDNIAGICNKKRNVFGLMPHPERASEEILGSSDGKKIFESLISYLKEGVN; this is encoded by the coding sequence ATGCGCTTTGGAATTGTAACATTTCCAGGTTCCAACTGTGATCAGGATCTTAGGTATGTGATTGAAGATATATTTGAGATAGAGATTGATATGATCTGGCATAAAGAGAAATTTAAGAATAATTATGATGCAATTTTATTACCTGGTGGCTTTTCCTATGGAGATTATCTCCGTTCTGGAGCAATTGCCCGGTTTTCACCGGTTATGGATTCAGTCATAGAATTTGCAAATAATGGTGGAACTGTTTTAGGAATCTGTAATGGCTTTCAGATCTTAATGGAAGCAGGACTTCTTCCTGGAGCTATGAAAGTCAATGATAATTTAAAGTTTGTCTGTAAACATGTAAAACTTCAGGTTGAAAATGATAGGACTCCATTTACCAGAAAGTTGGAAATTAATCAGATCTTAGATATACCAGTTGCCCATCAGGAAGGAAATTTTTATATCGATGATGCCGGTTTAAAGGAGTTAAAGGCCAATAACCAGATTGTATTGAAATATCTGGATGACTCTGAAAACCCGAATGGTTCAATAGATAATATTGCAGGAATCTGCAATAAGAAAAGAAATGTATTTGGTTTAATGCCCCATCCTGAAAGAGCCTCTGAAGAGATACTTGGAAGCAGTGATGGCAAAAAGATTTTTGAGTCTTTAATCAGTTATTTAAAAGAAGGTGTTAATTAA
- the purC gene encoding phosphoribosylaminoimidazolesuccinocarboxamide synthase — protein MEKREMIYEGKAKQIYSTSANDQVIVHFKDDATAFDGQKKDQITGKGKINNKISNFFFKLLEDNGIKTHLIKELSANEVLVKKVGIIPVEVVMRNIVAGSLSKRLGIKEGEVLDKPVLEYYYKDDDLGDPLINNSHIEVLKLATETDLEEINKMTFKINKILKEFLRERVIDLVDFKLEFGYLDDGEIILADEISPDTCRFWDSNTREKLDKDRFRRDLGDVEEAYQEMLKRITGRGEL, from the coding sequence ATGGAAAAAAGAGAAATGATCTATGAAGGCAAGGCCAAGCAGATCTATTCTACCAGTGCGAATGATCAGGTTATTGTTCATTTTAAAGATGATGCCACTGCCTTTGATGGTCAGAAAAAAGATCAGATTACAGGAAAAGGAAAGATTAATAATAAGATTAGTAATTTCTTTTTTAAATTATTAGAAGATAACGGGATAAAGACCCATTTAATAAAAGAGCTCAGTGCAAATGAAGTTCTTGTTAAAAAAGTTGGAATTATTCCTGTAGAAGTTGTAATGAGAAATATTGTTGCCGGGAGTTTAAGTAAACGACTGGGCATTAAAGAGGGGGAAGTTTTAGATAAGCCTGTTCTTGAATATTATTATAAAGATGATGATCTAGGAGATCCTCTAATTAATAATTCTCATATTGAAGTACTGAAACTGGCTACAGAGACTGACCTGGAAGAAATTAATAAAATGACTTTTAAGATTAATAAGATTTTAAAAGAATTTTTAAGAGAGAGAGTAATAGATTTAGTTGATTTCAAGCTGGAATTTGGGTATTTGGATGATGGTGAGATAATCCTTGCCGATGAAATCTCTCCAGATACCTGCAGGTTCTGGGATAGTAATACCAGAGAAAAACTGGATAAAGATAGGTTCAGAAGGGATTTAGGAGATGTTGAAGAGGCTTATCAGGAGATGCTAAAAAGAATTACAGGAAGAGGGGAATTATAA
- the purM gene encoding phosphoribosylformylglycinamidine cyclo-ligase, producing MGISYKDSGVDIDAGNRAVELMKNEVESTFTPEVINNPGGFGGLFKPELGAFKEPVLVSGTDGVGTKLKLAFELDIHDTIGIDLVAMSVNDILVQGARPLFFLDYLATGEIDPEKIAEIVKGVAAGCREAGAALLGGETAEMAGFYNPGEYDLAGFAVGLTDQDKLITGEHIESGDKLIGLASSGVHSNGFTLARKALFDIAGYSYRENLTGLNQELGFELLKPTKIYVRPVLNLLDKFNIKGMAHITGGGILENLPRILPEDLKARIKKGSWQQPEIFKIIQEAGSIAEAEMYRTFNMGLGFILVVDPADEDKITNQLDELNEEYYLIGEVIEDEDSSLEFI from the coding sequence ATGGGTATTTCCTATAAAGATTCTGGTGTTGATATAGATGCCGGCAATAGGGCAGTTGAATTAATGAAAAATGAGGTGGAATCAACATTTACCCCTGAGGTAATTAATAACCCAGGTGGTTTTGGAGGATTATTTAAACCAGAGCTTGGAGCCTTTAAAGAACCAGTTCTAGTTTCAGGGACCGATGGGGTTGGCACAAAACTTAAACTGGCATTCGAACTTGATATTCATGATACTATTGGTATTGATTTAGTGGCTATGTCAGTTAATGATATTTTAGTTCAGGGAGCAAGACCCTTATTTTTCCTTGATTATTTGGCGACTGGAGAAATTGATCCTGAAAAGATTGCAGAGATTGTAAAGGGGGTAGCAGCCGGTTGTAGAGAAGCCGGTGCTGCTTTATTAGGTGGAGAAACTGCTGAAATGGCAGGCTTTTATAATCCTGGAGAATATGATTTAGCCGGTTTTGCTGTGGGGCTTACTGATCAGGATAAGTTAATAACCGGTGAACATATAGAGTCTGGAGATAAATTAATAGGCCTTGCTTCCAGTGGAGTTCACAGTAATGGATTTACTCTGGCCAGAAAAGCTCTTTTTGATATTGCAGGCTATTCCTATAGAGAAAATTTAACTGGTCTTAATCAGGAATTAGGTTTTGAATTATTAAAACCGACAAAAATTTATGTGAGGCCGGTCTTAAATTTACTAGATAAGTTTAATATTAAAGGGATGGCCCATATAACCGGCGGAGGCATCCTGGAAAACTTACCTAGAATTCTTCCAGAAGACTTGAAAGCCAGAATAAAAAAAGGGAGCTGGCAGCAACCTGAGATATTTAAGATTATTCAGGAAGCCGGTTCAATAGCTGAAGCTGAAATGTATAGAACATTTAATATGGGATTAGGTTTTATTCTGGTAGTTGATCCAGCTGATGAGGATAAAATTACTAATCAGTTGGATGAACTAAACGAAGAATATTATTTAATCGGAGAAGTTATTGAAGATGAAGATAGTTCTTTAGAATTTATTTAG
- the purN gene encoding phosphoribosylglycinamide formyltransferase has protein sequence MKIAVFASGRGSNLQALIDASASGFIPAEIKLVISDNKNAVALKRAEAARIENIFIDPDKFNTKREYEKDLIELLKEYKIDLIVLAGFMRILTPTLINQYKNKIINIHPSLLPAFKGLNAQKQAIDYGVKYSGCTVHFVDAGVDTGPIIEQAVVKVDDSDSAEDLSKKILKEEHRIYPEVIRDIVNNKIIIEDRKVIRK, from the coding sequence ATGAAAATAGCAGTATTTGCCTCTGGCAGAGGTTCAAATTTACAGGCATTAATTGATGCTTCTGCCAGTGGATTTATTCCTGCTGAAATCAAGCTGGTAATCTCAGATAATAAAAATGCTGTAGCCTTAAAAAGAGCAGAAGCTGCCAGGATAGAGAATATATTTATTGATCCAGATAAATTTAATACCAAAAGAGAGTATGAAAAAGATCTGATTGAATTATTAAAGGAATATAAGATAGATTTAATAGTTCTGGCTGGTTTTATGAGGATTCTCACTCCAACCTTAATCAATCAGTATAAAAATAAAATAATTAACATTCATCCTTCATTATTACCGGCATTTAAAGGGCTTAATGCCCAGAAACAGGCCATTGATTATGGAGTAAAATATTCTGGATGTACAGTTCATTTTGTAGATGCCGGGGTTGATACAGGGCCGATTATTGAACAGGCTGTGGTTAAGGTTGATGATAGTGATTCAGCAGAGGATTTATCAAAGAAAATATTAAAGGAGGAACATCGGATTTATCCAGAGGTTATAAGAGATATTGTCAATAATAAAATAATAATTGAAGATAGAAAAGTCATAAGAAAATAG
- a CDS encoding homoserine O-acetyltransferase/O-succinyltransferase family protein, with the protein MKRVAVLNLMPTKIKTENQFKEIFARIERDVKLSFIRLESYISKNSSRSYLENNYIATSRLNDHNFDRLIITGAPLEDKEFSEIKYWNELQQVFDYADKNIDSTLYICWSVIAALNYKYGIEKELVPDKIFGLYGQEVLKENRLFPDQIKEFKIPHSRYFKIGENELKVAGLEILSAGERVGPSVFTSKDLKDIYITGHFEYDRDTLVKEYQRDLDKGLDISRPANYFHSRDGLTPAENWDKIRKQFYQNWLSVI; encoded by the coding sequence ATGAAGAGAGTTGCAGTTCTAAATCTTATGCCAACAAAGATAAAGACAGAAAATCAATTCAAAGAGATCTTTGCCAGGATTGAGAGAGATGTAAAATTAAGTTTTATTAGACTTGAGTCATATATCTCGAAAAATTCAAGTAGAAGCTATCTTGAAAATAATTATATTGCTACCAGCAGATTAAATGATCATAATTTTGATCGTTTGATAATAACTGGAGCTCCTCTTGAAGATAAGGAGTTTTCTGAGATTAAATACTGGAATGAGCTTCAACAGGTATTTGATTATGCTGATAAAAACATTGATTCAACCCTCTATATCTGCTGGTCAGTAATAGCTGCTTTAAATTATAAATATGGAATTGAAAAGGAACTTGTTCCTGATAAGATTTTTGGTCTTTATGGACAGGAGGTTTTAAAAGAAAACAGATTATTTCCTGATCAAATCAAAGAATTTAAAATACCTCATTCCAGGTATTTTAAAATTGGTGAAAATGAGCTAAAAGTAGCAGGTCTTGAGATTTTATCTGCCGGGGAAAGGGTTGGCCCATCAGTCTTTACCAGCAAAGATCTAAAAGACATTTATATTACTGGTCATTTTGAATATGACAGAGATACTTTAGTTAAAGAATATCAAAGAGATTTAGATAAAGGTCTGGATATATCCAGGCCAGCAAATTATTTTCATTCCAGAGATGGTCTAACTCCTGCTGAAAATTGGGATAAGATCAGGAAGCAATTTTATCAGAACTGGTTATCTGTGATATAA
- the purL gene encoding phosphoribosylformylglycinamidine synthase subunit PurL, protein MNQTNKPWELEGLTESEYNMIVDLLDREPNYTELGMFGVMWSEHCSYKNSKAVLRNFPTEGEVVLQGPGENAGIIDIGDGQALSFKIESHNHPSAIEPYQGAATGVGGIIRDIFTMGARPIALLDSLRFGYLDDEHVKYLFEEVVAGIAGYGNSIGVPTVGGETYFSESYQGNPLVNAMCVGIMDHEDISTATASGIGNPVMVVGAATGRDGIQGASFASDELTDESEEDRPAVQVGDPFMEKLLLEASLELIKTGCLVGIQDMGAAGLISSASEMASRGKTGIELDIDLVPKREEGMTPYEVLLSESQERMLVIPESGKEELVEEIFSKWDLNAAVIGQVTDDGKIRVLDKGEKVAEVPARILADDAPEYIRESIEPDYYKQLKSFNIDSLISKTENSSTGQKDLDYNNILETVITSENIASKSYIYEQYDHMVQTNTVVLPGSDAAVLRVKDKDKGIAITTDCNSRYCYLDPERGGEIAVAEAARNIVCSGGRPLAITDGLNFGNPMNPEIFWQFEKAIQGISKACEFLNTPVTGGNVSFYNESPAGAVYPTPIIGMVGLLDKIEYATDQFFKDEGDLILLLGKTGPELGGSQYLESIHDLVSGEIPELDLEKEQKIQEVCLSLIKAGLVKSAHDCSDGGLAVTLFESSVGNLKGADIRIDTKLRAEELLFSESQSRIVISIARNDLERVEEIIAENVEYQVIGEVKGERLKINNLIDIDIKEMKIKWEEAIPSKLIK, encoded by the coding sequence ATGAATCAGACAAATAAACCCTGGGAATTAGAGGGATTAACTGAATCAGAATATAATATGATTGTTGATTTATTAGATAGGGAACCTAATTATACTGAACTAGGAATGTTTGGTGTTATGTGGTCAGAACACTGCAGCTATAAAAATTCTAAAGCTGTTTTAAGAAACTTTCCGACTGAAGGCGAAGTTGTTTTACAGGGTCCAGGCGAGAATGCTGGAATTATAGATATTGGTGATGGTCAGGCCTTATCATTTAAAATAGAAAGCCATAACCATCCATCGGCAATAGAGCCATATCAGGGAGCAGCTACTGGTGTCGGTGGAATTATTAGAGATATCTTTACTATGGGAGCAAGGCCGATTGCTCTGCTGGATTCATTAAGGTTTGGCTATCTGGATGATGAGCATGTAAAGTACTTATTTGAAGAAGTTGTGGCAGGAATTGCAGGTTATGGCAATAGTATTGGGGTGCCAACAGTTGGTGGAGAAACTTATTTTTCAGAAAGCTATCAGGGCAATCCCCTGGTTAATGCCATGTGTGTCGGGATTATGGATCATGAAGATATTTCGACTGCAACTGCCAGTGGGATTGGCAATCCTGTTATGGTTGTTGGAGCAGCAACTGGTAGAGACGGAATTCAGGGAGCCAGTTTTGCCTCAGATGAATTGACTGATGAATCTGAAGAAGATAGGCCAGCTGTTCAGGTTGGCGACCCATTTATGGAAAAATTACTGCTGGAAGCCAGTCTGGAATTGATAAAAACTGGCTGCCTGGTTGGTATTCAGGATATGGGGGCTGCTGGTTTAATCAGCTCAGCTTCAGAGATGGCCAGTAGAGGCAAGACTGGCATAGAGCTGGATATAGATTTAGTACCTAAAAGAGAGGAAGGTATGACTCCATATGAGGTTCTTCTGTCAGAATCACAGGAAAGAATGCTAGTTATCCCTGAATCAGGTAAAGAAGAACTTGTTGAAGAGATATTCTCTAAATGGGATTTAAATGCTGCAGTTATTGGTCAGGTTACAGATGATGGCAAGATTAGAGTTTTAGATAAAGGAGAGAAAGTTGCAGAAGTACCGGCTAGAATCCTGGCAGATGATGCCCCTGAGTATATAAGGGAGAGCATAGAACCTGATTATTATAAGCAGTTAAAGAGTTTTAATATAGATAGTTTAATTAGTAAAACGGAAAATAGTTCAACTGGTCAGAAAGATTTAGATTATAATAATATTTTAGAAACAGTAATTACTTCTGAAAATATAGCCAGTAAATCATATATTTATGAGCAATATGATCACATGGTTCAGACCAATACAGTAGTTTTACCTGGTTCAGACGCAGCTGTTTTAAGGGTTAAGGATAAAGATAAAGGGATTGCTATAACTACAGATTGCAACTCCAGATATTGTTATTTAGACCCTGAAAGAGGCGGGGAGATAGCTGTTGCTGAGGCAGCCAGAAATATTGTCTGCTCAGGAGGAAGGCCACTGGCAATAACTGATGGTTTAAATTTCGGTAATCCTATGAACCCTGAAATATTCTGGCAATTTGAAAAGGCAATTCAAGGGATTTCAAAGGCCTGCGAATTTTTAAATACACCTGTTACCGGCGGCAATGTTAGCTTTTATAATGAGAGTCCAGCTGGAGCAGTTTATCCTACACCGATTATTGGAATGGTGGGGCTTTTAGATAAAATTGAATATGCAACGGATCAGTTTTTTAAAGACGAAGGTGATCTAATCTTATTATTAGGCAAGACAGGTCCTGAACTCGGTGGCAGTCAGTATCTTGAATCTATCCATGATCTTGTCAGTGGAGAGATTCCTGAATTGGATTTAGAAAAAGAGCAAAAAATTCAGGAAGTCTGTTTAAGTCTTATTAAAGCAGGTCTTGTTAAATCTGCCCATGACTGTTCAGATGGTGGTCTGGCAGTTACATTATTTGAGAGCAGTGTCGGTAATCTTAAAGGTGCAGACATTAGAATAGATACTAAATTGAGAGCTGAAGAACTTCTCTTTTCAGAATCCCAGAGTAGAATAGTTATTAGTATAGCCAGAAATGATCTGGAAAGAGTTGAAGAAATTATTGCAGAGAATGTTGAATATCAGGTGATTGGTGAGGTTAAAGGTGAGAGATTAAAAATAAATAATTTAATTGATATTGATATTAAGGAGATGAAAATTAAATGGGAAGAAGCAATTCCATCGAAGTTGATAAAATGA
- a CDS encoding O-acetylhomoserine aminocarboxypropyltransferase/cysteine synthase family protein — MTQKWKKSTKAVRSGYKPEVGDPQVLPLVQSTTYNYDDPERLADIFDLKEEGHIYSRISNPTVAAFAEKINDLEGGAAALATSSGQAATTIALLNICQQGQHILAAANLYGGTYTLLSSTLKKYGIEVTFVDPESSVEEIINKARPETRLVFAETISNPSLNVLDFEKFSNVAKEIDVPLIIDNTFPTPILCNPLEHGADIVLHSATKYIDGHARAVGGVIVDGGSFNWDNGKYPELTEPDPTYNGVRYVERFGDEAYIIKARANLLRDLGATLSPFNAFLLNLGSETLELRMERHSSNTQELAEFLEEHQKVNWVNYPGLKSSDKYHLTEKYLPDGASGILTFGVKGGIESAKKLLTSFDLTSLVIHVGDARTSILHPATTTHKQLGPEELKESGVSEDMLRVSVGIENIEDIIEDFDQALAKI; from the coding sequence ATGACGCAGAAATGGAAAAAATCGACGAAGGCAGTTAGGTCAGGTTACAAACCAGAAGTAGGAGATCCTCAGGTTTTACCTTTAGTGCAATCAACGACTTATAATTATGATGATCCAGAAAGACTGGCCGATATTTTTGATTTAAAAGAAGAGGGTCATATCTATTCAAGAATAAGCAATCCAACTGTTGCGGCCTTTGCAGAAAAAATTAATGATTTAGAGGGAGGGGCAGCAGCTCTAGCAACTTCATCTGGTCAGGCGGCAACAACTATAGCTCTATTAAATATCTGTCAGCAGGGCCAGCATATCTTAGCAGCTGCAAATTTATATGGTGGTACATATACATTGCTGTCATCTACATTAAAAAAATATGGAATAGAAGTTACCTTTGTTGATCCAGAGAGCTCAGTGGAAGAGATTATTAATAAAGCAAGACCTGAAACCAGGCTGGTTTTTGCAGAAACTATTAGTAATCCATCTTTAAATGTACTGGACTTTGAAAAATTTAGTAATGTTGCAAAAGAGATAGACGTACCTTTAATTATTGATAATACCTTTCCAACCCCGATATTATGTAATCCTTTAGAGCATGGAGCAGATATAGTTTTGCATTCAGCAACAAAATATATAGATGGCCATGCCAGGGCAGTTGGCGGGGTAATTGTAGATGGAGGAAGTTTTAACTGGGATAATGGAAAATATCCTGAGCTTACAGAACCTGATCCAACCTATAATGGAGTTCGCTATGTTGAAAGGTTTGGCGATGAAGCTTATATTATTAAGGCCAGAGCCAATCTACTTAGAGATTTAGGAGCTACCTTAAGTCCCTTTAATGCATTTTTATTAAATTTAGGCAGTGAAACTCTTGAGTTGAGAATGGAGAGACATAGCAGTAATACTCAGGAATTAGCAGAGTTTCTAGAAGAACATCAAAAAGTTAACTGGGTTAATTACCCTGGACTCAAAAGCTCAGATAAATATCACTTAACTGAAAAATATCTTCCTGATGGAGCCAGTGGGATCTTAACTTTTGGAGTAAAGGGAGGTATTGAATCAGCTAAAAAGCTTTTAACATCTTTTGATTTAACATCGCTTGTTATCCATGTTGGAGATGCCAGGACTTCTATTTTACACCCTGCCACTACAACCCATAAACAGTTAGGCCCTGAAGAATTAAAGGAATCAGGAGTCTCTGAGGATATGTTAAGAGTTTCAGTCGGTATAGAAAATATTGAAGATATTATAGAAGATTTTGATCAGGCTTTAGCTAAAATATAG
- the purE gene encoding 5-(carboxyamino)imidazole ribonucleotide mutase — protein MKSKVGIIMGSDSDLPVMKEAAELLDQFELDYELTVVSAHRTPERLYKYAETAEDKGLDVIIAGAGGAAHLPGMIAAITTLPVIGVPVKTSKLSGLDSLYSIVQMPPGVPVATVAINGAKNAALLAVQILAINDQKLNDRQKAFRESMKDKVLDTAADLESKGYQEYLEKNEKFAE, from the coding sequence ATGAAATCAAAAGTTGGAATAATTATGGGTAGCGATTCTGATCTGCCAGTAATGAAAGAGGCAGCAGAGTTATTAGATCAATTTGAATTAGATTATGAATTGACAGTTGTTTCAGCCCATCGAACACCAGAGAGATTATATAAATATGCTGAGACTGCAGAAGATAAGGGTTTAGATGTTATTATTGCAGGAGCTGGAGGAGCAGCCCATCTGCCAGGGATGATAGCTGCCATAACAACCTTACCGGTTATTGGAGTTCCAGTAAAGACATCAAAGTTAAGTGGCCTTGATTCACTTTATTCAATAGTTCAGATGCCACCAGGGGTGCCGGTTGCAACTGTGGCAATTAATGGAGCTAAAAATGCTGCGTTACTGGCAGTTCAAATTTTAGCTATTAATGACCAGAAGTTAAATGATAGACAGAAAGCCTTTAGAGAAAGTATGAAGGATAAGGTTTTAGATACGGCAGCAGATTTGGAAAGTAAAGGCTATCAGGAATACCTTGAAAAGAATGAAAAATTTGCAGAGTAG
- the purS gene encoding phosphoribosylformylglycinamidine synthase subunit PurS, producing the protein MEWLVKINIQLKESILDPQGQAVQAGLNALGYDNVSELNVGKYMELKISDLEDKEQVDKQVDEMCQRLLANPVIEDYRYSIEEMA; encoded by the coding sequence ATGGAATGGTTAGTTAAGATTAATATTCAATTAAAGGAGAGTATTCTAGATCCTCAGGGACAGGCAGTCCAGGCAGGGTTAAATGCTTTAGGTTATGACAATGTCAGTGAATTAAATGTCGGAAAATATATGGAACTTAAAATATCTGATCTAGAAGACAAAGAGCAGGTTGATAAACAGGTTGATGAGATGTGTCAGCGGTTGCTGGCCAATCCAGTTATTGAAGATTATAGATACAGCATAGAGGAGATGGCATAA